One genomic segment of Sminthopsis crassicaudata isolate SCR6 chromosome 4, ASM4859323v1, whole genome shotgun sequence includes these proteins:
- the LOC141566307 gene encoding uncharacterized protein LOC141566307 produces MRQDGAASTLPPRASAPMLPSQEPGRPSQSFQQDPAGVHWAPAEIRHLLAIMEEPAVRRRLKTVHRNTSVYEDVARRLQEQGYVRHAHQCRTKFKALKVAYKKAQAAVLRSGTAPQGCPFYEEMNRVLQTQGTTASPKHPLEQEQEQQGDVNYSKWQGRDGENRNEQEERCPPQPYKQPQLAPETEHLLKVEGVERPGDLNPDSQSPAEAGNDCGKTRHNTGSGFQRKPDQSVPQREILSPPSPPAPVVTPIPYRTLSGRVHQFPPRARNFRKHQTVAAVIASEMAENRRLVSQLARESATQLQRHLDQHNAHMATLVQMARDSYAQRQEVVAILQDVADDVHEGVALLRSSVGCLGQE; encoded by the exons ATGCGTCAAGACGGGGCTGCTTCAACCTTGCCACCAAGGGCCTCAGCCCCCATGCTACCCAGCCAAGAGCCAGGCAGACCCTCCCAGTCTTTCCAGCAGGATCCAGCTGGGGTCCACTGGGCCCCAGCGGAGATCCGGCACCTCCTGGCCATCATGGAGGAGCCGGCCGTTAGGCGACGCCTGAAGACGGTCCATCGTAACACTTCTGTGTATGAGGACGTGGCCCGGCGCCTCCAGGAACAAGGCTATGTTCGACATGCCCACCAATGTCGTACCAAGTTCAAGGCTCTCAAGGTGGCTTACAAGAAGGCTCAGGCGGCAGTCTTGCGCTCTGGGACGGCCCCTCAAGGATGCCCCTTTTATGAAGAAATGAATCGGGTGCTACAGACGCAGGGCACGACTGCCAGCCCTAAGCACCCTTTAGAGCAGGAGCAAGAGCAGCAGGGTGATGTGAATTATTCCAAGTGGCAAGGCAGAGATGGGGAGAATAGGAATGAGCAGGAGGAGAGGTGTCCACCCCAGCCCTACAAGCAGCCGCAGCTGGCCCCGGAGACAGAGCATCTGCTCAAGGTGGAAGGAGTAGAGCGGCCAGGTGATCTAAACCCAGACAGCCAATCTCCAGCCGAGGCAGGAAATGACTGTGGAAAAACCCGCCATAACACTGGGTCTG GTTTCCAGAGAAAGCCGGACCAAAGTGTGCCCCAAAGGGAGATACTATCACCACCAAGCCCACCAGCACCAGTAGTGACCCCCATCCCCTACAGAACACTATCTGGCCGGGTCCACCAGTTTCCACCAAGGGCCCGCAATTTCAGGAAGCACCAAACAGTAGCTGCCGTGATTGCCTCTGAAATGGCAGAGAATCGCCGCCTGGTCAGTCAGCTGGCACGGGAATCAGCGACTCAACTGCAGCGCCATCTGGACCAGCACAACGCACACATGGCAACCCTGGTTCAGATGGCCCGAGACAGTTATGCTCAGCGCCAAGAAGTAGTGGCTATCTTGCAAGATGTTGCAGATGATGTCCATGAAGGGGTGGCCCTATTGAGGTCTTCTGTTGGCTGCCTGGGTCAGGAATAA